The Stigmatella aurantiaca genome includes the window CAGCACCGCCAGGCCCACGGCGAAGCTCAAGAGCGTCACCGGCACGCCGATGCGCAGGTAGCCCATGAAGGACATCTTCACCCGGCCGCGCGCCGCCTCGAAGACGATGAGGTTGGCCACGCTGCCCACCAGCGTGAGGTTGCCGGCCAGCGTGGAGCCCAGCGCCAGCACGTGCCAGCCCAGCTCCACGTTCTGCAGCGTGGGCACCCACGTGCGCGCCAGCATCACGAAGGGCACGTTGCTGAACAGGTTCGAGGCCACCAGCGTCAGCGCCGCGAACCCCAGCGTCTCGCGCCACGGGGGGCCCGCCATCAGCGGGGCGAACAGCTCGCGGATCTCTCCGGCCCAGCCGTGCTTGTTCACCCCATAGACGACGACGAACAGGCTGGCGAAGAACACCAGCAGCACGTAGTCCACCCGCTCCAGCGCCGCGCGCGGCTCGCGGCGCGCCAGCGCCATCACCAGCACCGCCCCCGCCAGGGCGCTCCAGCTCATGGGGAACCCCGCGAAGAAGGCCACCACCACCCCCGCCAGCACCCCCAGCGTCACCCCCATCAGCGGCCGGTCCACCGCGGGGGGCGGGGGTTGAGGGTCAAAGCGCCGGGAGGGCAGCTCCTTGCGGAACAGGTACAGCAGCGCCGCGATGACGATGGCGGTGGAGAGCAGCGCCGGCAGGGCCATGTACGCGGCGAAGCTCGCGTAGGACAGCCCCGAGGCGCCCTGGATGAGCATGTTCTGGGGGTTGCCGGTGAAGGTGGCCACCGAGCCGCTGTTGGAGCCCATGCACACCGCCAGCAGGTAGGGCACGGGCGGCAGCCGGGCGTCGTCCACCACCACCAACACCAGGGGCGTGAGCATCAAGCACACGGTGTCATTGACGAGGAAGGCGGACAGGAAGGCGCTGATGGCCGTCACCGCCACCAGGAGCAGCCGGGGCGTGTGCGCCAGCCGCACCGTGTACGCGCCGCACGCGCGGAAGAAGGAGGCCTGGGCCAGGTACTCCGCCAGCAGCATCATCCCCAGCAGCAGGATGAGGGTGTCGAAGTCCACCGCGTGACGGGATGGGTCGTCACTGTGGTTGAAGACCTCCGCGGGGGTGACGGCGCCCAGCACCACCATGAGCACCGCGCCGAGCAGTGCCCCTCCGGGACGATCCAGCTTGAGCCCGGGCAAGCGAGCCCCGGCGATGAAGACATAGGTGAAAAGGAAGATCGCGAGCGCCACGAAGCCGGACGGTAGCCCAGAGGCTTCTGCTACGCTGTAAATCCCACGTGGTGTCACAGGGAGCGTCATGACCGGCCCCAGCAGGTCCGGAGAAGACTGGGTGCTGCTGGACGGGAGCGGGGGAGAGGCGGGAGGTCAGCTCCTGCGCTCGGCCCTGTCCTTGTCACTCATCACCGGCCGTCC containing:
- a CDS encoding SLC13 family permease; translation: MALAIFLFTYVFIAGARLPGLKLDRPGGALLGAVLMVVLGAVTPAEVFNHSDDPSRHAVDFDTLILLLGMMLLAEYLAQASFFRACGAYTVRLAHTPRLLLVAVTAISAFLSAFLVNDTVCLMLTPLVLVVVDDARLPPVPYLLAVCMGSNSGSVATFTGNPQNMLIQGASGLSYASFAAYMALPALLSTAIVIAALLYLFRKELPSRRFDPQPPPPAVDRPLMGVTLGVLAGVVVAFFAGFPMSWSALAGAVLVMALARREPRAALERVDYVLLVFFASLFVVVYGVNKHGWAGEIRELFAPLMAGPPWRETLGFAALTLVASNLFSNVPFVMLARTWVPTLQNVELGWHVLALGSTLAGNLTLVGSVANLIVFEAARGRVKMSFMGYLRIGVPVTLLSFAVGLAVLLAEHALF